In a single window of the Aquarana catesbeiana isolate 2022-GZ linkage group LG13, ASM4218655v1, whole genome shotgun sequence genome:
- the EIF2B2 gene encoding translation initiation factor eIF2B subunit beta produces MPGGSEKESELSERIEAFITGLKRGGGRSSSEETARETVALLRRIIAQARWGNAGELMDIIRREGRRMTAAQPSETTVGNMVRRVLKLIREEYGRLRGCSEENDQQESLHKLVMVEEGLGEDFSTFFPLLKANVIEAVNELLVELEGTTDNIETQAKEHIHSNEVIMTIGSSRTVLRFLQEAARKRTFHVIVAECAPFCQGHEMAVSLAKAGIETTVITDAAIFAVMSRVNKVIIGTKTILANGSLRAVSGTHALALAAKHHSTPLIVCAPMFKLSPQFPNEEDSFHKFVSPQEVLPFSQGEILSKVSAHCPIFDHVPAELITLFITNIGGNAPSYIYRLMSELYHPADNDL; encoded by the exons ATGCCGGGCGGATCAGAGAAGGAATCGGAGTTATCGGAGCGGATTGAAGCTTTCATCACTGGCCTGAAGAGGGGGGGAGGGCGCTCAAGTTCGGAGGAGACCGCCCGAGAGACTGTGGCCCTTCTTCGCCGTATTATCGCTCAGGCCAGATGGGGCAATGCAG GGGAGCTGATGGACATTATCcggagggaagggaggaggatgACGGCTGCACAGCCTTCGGAGACCACCGTAGGGAACATGGTTCGCCGGGTGCTAAAACTCATCCGTGAAGAGTATGGCAG GTTGCGCGGCTGCAGTGAGGAGAATGACCAGCAGGAATCTCTCCACAAGCTGGTGATGGTGGAGGAGGGACTCGGCGAGGACTTCAGCACTTTCTTCCCGCTGCTAAAAGCCAATGTGATCGAAGCCGTAAACGAGCTGCTCGTCGAACTGG AGGGCACCACCGACAACATTGAAACCCAGGCCAAGGAGCACATCCATTCCAACGAGGTGATCATGACAATTGGTAGTTCACGGACTGTGCTGCGTTTTCTGCAGGAGGCCGCTCGTAAGAGAACATTCCATGTTATAGTGGCTGAGTGCGCCCCTTTCTGTCAG GGTCACGAAATGGCGGTCAGTTTGGCGAAAGCGGGTATAGAGACTACAGTCATCACAGATGCTGCCATCTTCGCAGTCATGTCCCGTGTGAATaaa GTTATTATAGGCACTAAGACCATCCTGGCTAATGGCTCCCTACGCGCAGTGTCCGGGACGCATGCATTGGCTCTGGCCGCAAAGCATCACTCCACTCCGCTCATAGTGTGCGCACCCATGTTCAAACTGTCACCACAG TTCCCCAATGAAGAAGACTCCTTCCACAAGTTTGTGTCCCCACAAGAAGTTCTCCCATTCTCACAAG GTGAGATTCTGTCCAAAGTTAGTGCTCACTGTCCCATCTTTGACCATGTCCCTGCGGAGCTGATCACACTGTTCATAACCAATATCGGAGGGAACGCTCCATCGTACATTTACCGTCTGATGAGTGAACTCTACCACCCTGCAGACAATGACCTGTGA